Proteins co-encoded in one Cataglyphis hispanica isolate Lineage 1 chromosome 4, ULB_Chis1_1.0, whole genome shotgun sequence genomic window:
- the LOC126848919 gene encoding uncharacterized protein LOC126848919 → MSQGNLLQGYNWETQYDDPQVQFPRPIPDEVISVYEVYVKEESGPDSRSGDTPGVSGLGSIADQQLIQVINRCESFINENDLRSCKITFKDDCMDLDAAIDSEVINIDGTVTKLLGKDALRYKILEQSVNTPDENVVVYSHPVAEGPSSTTTRLIDKDDPRSRLHFVKYLKRDGKTLKIWECGICSKEFRHQYTLMRHLPTHTDERNFKCEACGKAFRQLSTLSQHKAIHSDARPYVCEFCKKTFNRVSTLISHRKTHSEHKPHKCHVCGKGFHQKGNLRNHVFTHTNERPYKCELCGKGFNQMSNLVCHKVKAHAHADKMQYSCGVCGKEFPRRFALRSHEEYKHGIKYRSTSNAQSAVNEPSTTKSKNVRIIQLFNGDRNQTSESKEKDYFGSSDLIDSIVIDKIETKAMEIALLQGQTPFALYRPIKGIPVLVKVLPTASNKHILTPATAEDLRMAGKITSNSTESSDADGNKAVQVKVPVVATVIQNIETDGKSSFVIEPPGAEQEQDDLVTALDSQFSLSEFHSDEAVRQNSANSTPSMDECNELLELAAQGGIQFVRATEDGRYEVMTSSEARDLMAQNSHDVTILDSEQADAINLVNIRNNGDVIIGDNDNQIMVLESGQKSSSMSMDGIEILEDKDIRILEGKSLDDRFADGITFLSQTKIDDLLLGPKSLAIDGDSALVGHDDAMVVPSSQQDLTSILGHSSNLSTSSQSSLSSLLMKNHPPLSLLNETFPYLKSSQSFADDLNILGVSPVTDHHLEYDSKMRLSSVFDDDCDTGLISFGQSDIKMLDSGNQCIKPFSDKFCLPPPKMFPGLNEVKILGPKNHSHELVAPHYQDNRLLGPFEQFLKNTTMQNSNCISNTIDAFEGCRKEVKILGKKLGTGIITTTEEGDIVKVVDDNSKFETSSNAMDLCDNALQQCTTMSPRQLHRQPSMESDVADSFLLQVKTFESNYGKSDEKENLSPNLRRLAAPARIF, encoded by the exons ATGTCGCAGGGCAACTTGCTGCAGGGCTACAATT GGGAAACTCAGTATGACGATCCGCAGGTGCAATTTCCTCGTCCTATTCCGGACGAAGTTATCAG CGTTTACGAGGTTTACGTAAAAGAAGAGTCGGGCCCGGACTCGAGGAGCGGCGATACACCGGGTGTGTCGGGATTAGGATCCATAGCCGATCAGCAATTGATCCAAGTAATTAATCGCTGCGAAAGTTTTATCAATGAGAATGATTTGCGATCATGTAAAATCACTTTCAAGGATGACTGCATGGACCTGGATGCAGCCATAGATTCCGAAGTGATCAATATCGACGGCACCGTCACGAAACTCCTTGGCAAGGATGCGTTAAGGTACAAA ATTCTCGAACAGAGCGTTAACACGCCAGACGAGAATGTAGTTGTATATTCACATCCTGTTGCTGAAGGACCTTCGTCCACGACAACGCGACTTATCGATAAGGATGATCCGCGATCCAGactacattttgtaaaatatctaaaacgCGACGGAAAAACGCTCAAAATCTGGGAATGCGGCattt GTTCAAAAGAGTTCCGTCACCAGTATACCCTGATGAGACACTTGCCGACCCACACTgacgagagaaattttaaatgcgaGGCTTGCGGCAAGGCTTTCCGCCAATTGTCAACATTGAGTCAGCACAAGGCTATACATAGCGATGCTAGACCCTACGTATGCGAATTCTGCAAGAAAACGTTTAATAG GGTGTCTACATTAATTTCTCATCGAAAAACGCATTCCGAGCACAAGCCGCACAAGTGTCACGTGTGCGGTAAAGGATTTCATCAAAAGG gCAATCTGCGTAATCACGTATTCACGCATACGAACGAGCGGCCGTACAAATGCGAGCTCTGCGGCAAAGGTTTCAATCAGATGTCAAATTTGGTCTGTCATAAGGTGAAAGCGCACGCACACGCCGACAAGATGCAATATTCATGCGGAGTCTGCGGAAAGGAATTTCCGCGTAGATTCGCCTTGCGATCGCACGAAGAGTACAAGCACGgtataaaatatcgaagcaCGAGCAACGCGCAATCTGCCGTAAACGAGCCCAGTACCACAAAAAG CAAGAACGTTAGGATCATACAATTGTTCAATGGCGATCGAAATCAAACGAGCGAAAGCAAAGAGAAGGATTATTTTGGCTCA TCGGACTTAATAGATAGCATTGTGATAGACAAAATCGAAACAAAAGCGATGGAGATTGCATTACTTCAAGGCCAGACTCCCTTTGCTCTTTATAGACCCATTAAGGGTATACCGGTACTTGTTAAAGTTTTACCCACTGCAAGTAATAAGCAT ATACTTACACCTGCGACTGCCGAAGATCTGCGAATGGCGGGGAAGATAACTTCGAATTCTACCGAGTCTTCGGATGCTGATGGCAACAAGGCTGTTCAGGTAAAAGTACCAGTAGTTGCCACAGTAATACAGAATATCGAAACCGATGGCAAATCCAGCTTCGTCATCGAGCCTCCCGGAGCAGAACAGGAGCAAG ATGATCTAGTAACAGCGTTAGACTcacaattctctctctctgagtTTCATTCCGACGAGGCGGTCCGTCAAAACAGTGCGAACTCAACTCCGTCAATGGACGAGTGTAACGAGTTGCTGGAGCTGGCTGCGCAAGGTGGAATACAATTCGTTCGTGCTACGGAGGACGGTCGTTACGAA GTTATGACGAGCAGCGAGGCCCGCGACTTAATGGCGCAGAATTCCCACGACGTAACGATTCTTGACAGCGAACAGGCGGATGCCATCAATCTTGTGAATATACGCAATAACGGTGACGTCATCATCGGCGACAACGATAATCAGATCATGGTGCTGGAATCTGGCCAGAAATCCAGCAGTATGTCAATGGACGGTATCGAGATTCTCGAGGACAAAGACATTAGGATTCTCGAGGGTAAAAGCCTCGACGATCGTTTCGCGGATGGTATAACATTCCTCTCTCAGACCAAAATCGATGATCTCCTGCTAGGTCCCAAATCGCTGGCTATCGACGGCGATAGCGCCCTAGTCGGGCACGACGATG CCATGGTCGTACCGTCAAGTCAGCAGGATCTAACGAGTATCTTGGGTCATTCTTCGAATCTATCTACTAGCTCTCAATCCTCATTATCGTCTCTATTAATGAAGAACCATCCGCCATTGTCGTTGTTGAACGAGACATTCCCGTATCTGAAGAGCAGTCAGAGCTTCGCGGACGATTTAAACATTCTTGGCGTGTCTCCTGTGACAGATCATCATTTGGAGTACGATTCAAAGATGAGACTGTCCTCGGTCTTTGACGACGATTGTGATACCGGCTTAATATCGTTTGGTCAATCGGACATAAAAATGCTCGACTCAGGAAATCAATGCATTAAG CCTTTCAGTGACAAGTTTTGTTTGCCGCCTCCCAAGATGTTCCCCGGTCTGAACGAAGTGAAAATCTTAGGGCCGAAAAATCATAGTCACGAATTGGTCGCCCCTCATTATCAAGATAATAGACTTCTCGGTCCTTTTGAGCAATTCCTTAAGAACACTACCATGCAAAATAGTAATTGCATATCTAACACTATCGACGCGTTCGAAGGATGCAGAAAAGAAGTGAAGATACTCGGTAAAAAACTCGGCACTGGCATTATTACTACGACCGAGGAAGGTGATATTGTCAAAGTTGTCGATGACAATTCTAAATTC GAAACGAGCAGCAATGCAATGGATCTCTGTGACAACGCTTTACAGCAGTGTACGACCATGTCACCGAGACAATTGCACCGGCAGCCGTCGATGGAGAGCGATGTTGCGGATAGCTTCTTGCTCCAAGTAAAAACCTTTGAGAGTAATTACGGTAAAAGCGACGAAAAAGAGAACCTTTCTCCGAACCTGCGCAGGCTGGCAGCCCCTGCTCGGATTTTCTGA